Proteins encoded within one genomic window of Brachionichthys hirsutus isolate HB-005 unplaced genomic scaffold, CSIRO-AGI_Bhir_v1 contig_261, whole genome shotgun sequence:
- the LOC137914028 gene encoding H-2 class I histocompatibility antigen, Q10 alpha chain-like, with product MVGLEALKNLVAVLLFELQMGQFTMKTSVLVLVLVLVLGTGVPGAVGETHSLKYFETASSGVSNFPEFVSVGLIDDVQMVHYDSKTKRAEPKQDWMDKVTAEDPEYWTRETGNGVGNQERNKFNMETLRKRFNQSEGVHIVQQLIGCEWDDETGEVTGFNQHGYNGEDFIVLDLKTETWIAPSPQAVITKHRCDHDRALMEYYKHYLTQECPEWGRKYLEYGRSSLLRTELPSVFLLQKTPSSPVSCFATGFYPDRAALFWRKDGEELHEEVEHGEILPNHDGTFQMSVDLNLSSAAAEDWRRYDCVFQLFGVKDDLVTRLDKGKIWTNWEEPTNVNAIIIIVITAAVLLVLTAAVGFKLYKQRTGKPRPPSEDSAELTKRLQPEVDMQPEVDMQPEVVIQPEVDMQPEVDMQPEVSMQPEVDTQPEVIIQPEGVGTRTE from the exons atggtcggactggaagctttaaagaatcttgtggctgttctgttgtttgagctgcagatgggacagttcacgatgaagacctcggttctggttctggttctggttctggttctgggtacaggtgtacctggggcggtgggag agactcactctttgaagtatttcgagacggcgtcttctggagtctcaaacttcccggagtttgtgtccgttggtttgatcgatgacgtccagatggttcactatgacagtaagaccaagagagcagaacccaaacaggactggatggacaaagtcacagcagaggatccagagtactggacccgAGAGACGGGGAACGGTGTGGGGAACCAAGAACGGAACAAATTCAACATGGAAACTTTAaggaagcgcttcaaccaatcagaag gtgttcACATTGtccagcagctgattggctgtgagtgggacgatgagactggagaggtcactggttttaaTCAGcatggttataatggagaagacttcatcgtcctggacctgaagacggagacatggatcgctcccagtcctcaggctgtcatcaccaaacacagatgtgaTCATGATAGAGCTCTGATGGAATACTACAAGCATTACCTCACCCAggagtgtcctgagtgggggaggaagtatctggagtatgggaggagctctctgctgagaacag agctcccctcagtgtttctcctccagaagactccttcctctcccgtcagctgcttcgctacaggtttctacccagacagagccgctctcttctggaggaaggatggggaggagcttcatgaggaggtggagcacggagagatcctccccaaccatgacggaaccttccagatgagtgtggacctgaacctttcatcggcggcggctgaagactggaggaggtacgactgtgtgttccagctcttcggtgtgaaggacgacttggtcaccagactggacaaaggaaagatctggaccaactggg aggaacccactaatgtgaacgccatcatcatcatcgtcatcactgcagcggttcttctcgtcctcacggctgccgttggattcaagctgtacaaacagaggacag gtaaacctcgtccaccttctgaggacagcgctgagctcacgaagagactgcagccagaggtggacatgcagccagaggtggacatgcagccagaggtcgtcatccagccagaggtggacatgcagccagaggtggacatgcagccggaggtgagcatgcagccggaggtggacacgCAGCCGGAGGTCAtcatccagccggagggcgttgggacaaggacagaatga